The Candidatus Desulfofervidus auxilii DNA segment CTTTGCCTCTTGTAAGGGCATCAGGATAACCTATAGGCTAGTTGATATAAAGTGCTTACTAAGAACTTTTGGAGAAAAATAATACCTAATATTACCACAATGGGAGAAAGGTCAAAACCACCAAACACCACTGGTAAATAACGACGAATACGGTAAAGAACAGGCTCAGTAATGGCATAAAGAAAACGAACAATGGGATTATAGGGGTCAGGATTGACCCATGAAATAAGAGCCCTAATGACAATTACCCACATATAAATTGTTAACGCTACATCCAAAACTGCCGCTATAGCCTTTAAAAAATTAGCCAGGATAAACATAGAAGCCTCCCTTTAGCAAAGGTTATATCATAGACTCAATTTAACCTCAATAATAATTGAATTTTCCAGAGTCAAAAATTGTTACCAAAATGCACATTTTTTTCAATAGACCTCCACCCAAAATCCGCGATCGATTTTGGATAAAATTCCAACCTGCCTGACGGCAGGCGAGCGAGCACTCCTTGACGGGGAGGTTTGTGGGTTTTCTTTTAAGTTATTACGGATTGAAACCATAATTTTTTTGTGATAGCTTACATTGGTTTAAAAAGGAAAGAAAAATGGATAAAGTAAGATATGATGTAAGTTTATTTACAGATTATGACATTTACCTTTTCAAACAGGGTAATCACTTCCGTTTATACGAAAAATTGGGAGCTCATTTAATGACGGTAAATAACATCCAAGGTGCTTTTTTTGGAGTATGGGCTCCTAATGCAGCTAATGTGTCTGTTATAGGTGATTTCAATGGGTGGAATACAGAGACACATCCTTTGAGGATGAGAGAGGATGGTTCAGGCATCTGGGAAGGATTTATACCACATATTAAACAAGGTACCCTTTATAAGTATCATATTGTTTCCAAGTATAACCACTATGAAGTGGATAAAGGAGACCCTTATGCCTTTTACTGGGAAGTCTCACCCAAAACAGCCTCTATTGTCTGGGATTTGAGTTATGAGTGGAAAGATAGCGCATGGATGACAAATCGCTATAAATCAAATAACCTTCAATCACCTTTTTCTATTTACGAAGTCCACCTGGGGTCTTGGCGAAGAGTCCCAGAAGAAAACAATCGATTTCTTACCTACCGGGAAATGGCTGATTATTTAGTGAAATATGTAAAAGATATGGGATTTACTCATGTAGAGTTTATGCCTTTAATGGAACACCCCTTTTATGGTTCTTGGGGATATCAAACACTGGGATACTTTGCTCCTAGCAGTCGCTATGGAACACCTCAGGATTTTATGTATCTAATAGACTGCCTTCATCAACATGGCATTGGGGTAATCCTAGACTGGGTTCCATCCCATTTCCCAAACGATGAATATGGATTGGCCTATTTTGACGGCACATATCTTTATGAACATGCTGAGCCTAAAAAAAGATTTCATCCTGAATGGAATAGCTATATCTTCAATCACGGGCGATATGAAGTGCGCGCCTTTTTAATTAGTAGTGCCCTGTTTTGGTTAGAAAAATACCATATTGATGGCCTCAGAGTAGATGCGGTGGCCTCCATGCTCTATCTTGATTACGGCAGAAAGGAAGGAGAATGGGTGCCCAACGAATATGGGGGGAGAGAAAACTTAGATGCTATTTGTTTCCTACAGAAATTCAATGAAATAGTTTATAAAAATCATCCTGATATCCAAACCATAGCCGAGGAATCAACTGCCTGGCCCATGGTCACTAGACCTACCTATGTGGGTGGTCTGGGCTTTGGCATGAAGTGGAACATGGGTTGGATGCATGATACTTTGGAATATTTCTCTAAAGAACCAATTTACCGTAAATATCATCATAACCAGTTAACCTTTAGTATATGGTATGCATTCTCAGAAAATTTTTTACTCCCTCTTTCCCATGACGAGGTAGTCCATGGAAAAGGCTCGCTTTTGAGTAAAATGGCTGGTGATGATTGGCAGAAATTTGCCAATCTTCGTCTTTTATTTGGTTATATGTACACCCATCCTGGTAAGAAACTTCTTTTTATGGGAGGAGAGTTTGGACAATGGCAGGAATGGTATCACGAAGAAAGCCTCCATTGGCATCTGCTTGAATACCCTCACCATCAGGGCATTCAGAAATGGATAAGGGATTTAAATCACTTTTATAGAAATGAGCCTGCTCTTTATGAATTAGATTTTCAGCCTGAAGGATTTGAGTGGATTGATTTTAGCAATTGGGAAGAAAGCATTATCATCTTCGTTAGAAGGGACAAATCCACTAAAGACATAATACTTGTGGTTTGTAATTTTACACCTGTACCAAGATATAATTATAGAGTGGGTGTTCCTGAGGGTGGTTTTTGGAAAGAGGCATTAAATAGCGATGCCCAAGTATATGGAGGAAGCGGTCACGGCAATCTTGGAGGTGCTGAGGCTGCTCCTATTCCTTGGCACGGAAAAAATTATTCCCTTTCCTTAACCTTACCTCCATTGGGAGTTTTAATATTTAAAAAGGAAATAAAATGAAAATAAGAAGGAGTGGCATACTACTTCACATAACCTCCCTCCCCTCTCCTTATGGTATTGGAGATTTAGGTCCCTGGGCTTACAAATTTGTGGATTTTCTTTTTGAGACCAAACAGGGATTTTGGCAAGTTCTTCCTTTAAATCCTACCGATCCTGCTTATGACAATTCTCCCTATCACAGTATCTCCGCTTTGGCCAGCAATTCACTGTTAATTAGTCCTGAATTAATGGTTCAAGAGGGTCTGTTAAACAAAACCGACATAGAGCCTTTACCTCCTTTCCCCAAGGGGAAGGTGGATTATGATACAGTAATTGCATATAAAAAAAGGCTTTTTCATCTAGCTTATGAGCGCTTTAAAAAAAAGAAAAATTATGATTATCAAAGGTTTTGTTCAGAAAATGGTTATTGGCTAGAAGATTTTTCCCTTTTTGTCTCGCTTAAAACCCATTTTCAAGGGAAGGTATGGAGTAAATGGCCTCCTGAAATACGAGACAGGCAGCCAGAAGTTTTGTTATCCCTGAAAAGGGAGCTTCAAGACAGAATTGAACAGGAAAAATTCCTTCAATACATCTTTTATAAACAGTGGCTTTCACTCAAAGATTATTGCCACCAGAAAAACATTCATATCATTGGAGATATGCCTATTTATGTGGATTATGACAGTGTAGATGTTTGGGCAAATCCAGAAATATTTAAACTAGATAGTGAAAAGAAACCTTATGTGGTGGCTGGTGTCCCCCCTGATTATTTTAGTGAAACTGGACAACGCTGGGGAAATCCTGTGTATAAATGGGAAGTATTAAAAGAAACAGGATATGCCTGGTGGATTCAAAGGATGGGGCGTGCTTTGAAGCTTTATGATGTAGTCCGCATTGACCACTTTCGGGGATTTGTTGGTTACTGGGAAATCCCAGCAAGTGAAAAAACAGCTATTAAAGGACGTTGGTTGGATGGGCCTGGAGAGGATTTCTTTAAGGTCATGCTTAAGCGATTTCCTTGCCTCCCTATTATTGCTGAAGATTTAGGAGTGATTACCCCTGATGTCCGAGAGCTAGTCTCTCGCTTTCAATTCCCAGGTATGAAGTTATTAATCTTTGCCTTTGGCCCTGACTTACCCACCAATCCCTATATACCCCACAATTATACGCAAAATTGTGTAGTATATACAGGCACTCATGACAATAACACTATAAAGGGGTGGTTTGAAAAGGAGATAACACCAGAAGATAAAAAAAGGCTGCTTCAGTATCTAGGCCACCAAGTATCAGGTGAGGAAATCCATTGGGAACTGATTAGATTAGCCATGATGTCTGTGGCCAATACGGTAATCTTGCCTATGCAAGATGTGTTGGGACTAGGTAAAGAAGCCCGGATGAACCGTCCTGCCACTACCAGCGGTAATTGGCGATGGCGATTTCTACCTGAACAATTAA contains these protein-coding regions:
- a CDS encoding YggT family protein; the encoded protein is MFILANFLKAIAAVLDVALTIYMWVIVIRALISWVNPDPYNPIVRFLYAITEPVLYRIRRYLPVVFGGFDLSPIVVILGIIFLQKFLVSTLYQLAYRLS
- the glgB gene encoding 1,4-alpha-glucan branching protein GlgB, which gives rise to MDKVRYDVSLFTDYDIYLFKQGNHFRLYEKLGAHLMTVNNIQGAFFGVWAPNAANVSVIGDFNGWNTETHPLRMREDGSGIWEGFIPHIKQGTLYKYHIVSKYNHYEVDKGDPYAFYWEVSPKTASIVWDLSYEWKDSAWMTNRYKSNNLQSPFSIYEVHLGSWRRVPEENNRFLTYREMADYLVKYVKDMGFTHVEFMPLMEHPFYGSWGYQTLGYFAPSSRYGTPQDFMYLIDCLHQHGIGVILDWVPSHFPNDEYGLAYFDGTYLYEHAEPKKRFHPEWNSYIFNHGRYEVRAFLISSALFWLEKYHIDGLRVDAVASMLYLDYGRKEGEWVPNEYGGRENLDAICFLQKFNEIVYKNHPDIQTIAEESTAWPMVTRPTYVGGLGFGMKWNMGWMHDTLEYFSKEPIYRKYHHNQLTFSIWYAFSENFLLPLSHDEVVHGKGSLLSKMAGDDWQKFANLRLLFGYMYTHPGKKLLFMGGEFGQWQEWYHEESLHWHLLEYPHHQGIQKWIRDLNHFYRNEPALYELDFQPEGFEWIDFSNWEESIIIFVRRDKSTKDIILVVCNFTPVPRYNYRVGVPEGGFWKEALNSDAQVYGGSGHGNLGGAEAAPIPWHGKNYSLSLTLPPLGVLIFKKEIK
- the malQ gene encoding 4-alpha-glucanotransferase, whose product is MKIRRSGILLHITSLPSPYGIGDLGPWAYKFVDFLFETKQGFWQVLPLNPTDPAYDNSPYHSISALASNSLLISPELMVQEGLLNKTDIEPLPPFPKGKVDYDTVIAYKKRLFHLAYERFKKKKNYDYQRFCSENGYWLEDFSLFVSLKTHFQGKVWSKWPPEIRDRQPEVLLSLKRELQDRIEQEKFLQYIFYKQWLSLKDYCHQKNIHIIGDMPIYVDYDSVDVWANPEIFKLDSEKKPYVVAGVPPDYFSETGQRWGNPVYKWEVLKETGYAWWIQRMGRALKLYDVVRIDHFRGFVGYWEIPASEKTAIKGRWLDGPGEDFFKVMLKRFPCLPIIAEDLGVITPDVRELVSRFQFPGMKLLIFAFGPDLPTNPYIPHNYTQNCVVYTGTHDNNTIKGWFEKEITPEDKKRLLQYLGHQVSGEEIHWELIRLAMMSVANTVILPMQDVLGLGKEARMNRPATTSGNWRWRFLPEQLTPEVTRRLLEMTKTYGRAS